In Mycoplasma sp. Mirounga ES2805-ORL, a single window of DNA contains:
- a CDS encoding YbaB/EbfC family nucleoid-associated protein, with protein sequence MDQALLRKMQKMQQELQTKTEEFYETIFEIEKHGIEIKAKGSKKIVSIKIKDSILLDPEDSETIEDLLVLTINELFSTIDEKQEDLMPAMPTGLPF encoded by the coding sequence ATGGATCAAGCACTACTAAGAAAAATGCAAAAAATGCAACAAGAATTACAAACAAAAACAGAAGAATTTTATGAAACTATTTTCGAAATTGAAAAACATGGAATAGAAATTAAAGCTAAAGGTTCAAAAAAAATAGTATCAATAAAAATAAAAGACTCAATTCTTCTAGACCCTGAAGATTCTGAAACAATTGAGGATTTATTAGTTTTGACAATTAACGAATTATTTAGCACAATCGATGAAAAACAAGAAGATTTAATGCCAGCTATGCCAACGGGACTGCCTTTCTAA
- a CDS encoding toprim domain-containing protein: MQIETIENLVKKLISIPGISKKQAEKMANFFVLQDKEYIDELAQLIQDIKKNISYCEKCNFITDKNVCSICSKPNKDNILMVVDNVVNCQKLINMEFYNGSYYILPYLMNLNDQLASKKYEYEQLIDFIKKNNFGEVIIVLSPSLEGEMTTTHLLKLLEKNKIIATRAVIGMPMNSNLEYLDKFTIMQSIINRNKNK, from the coding sequence ATGCAAATTGAAACAATTGAAAATCTTGTTAAAAAACTGATTTCTATTCCAGGGATCTCAAAAAAACAAGCTGAAAAAATGGCTAATTTTTTTGTTTTGCAAGATAAAGAATATATAGATGAGTTGGCACAACTTATACAAGATATTAAAAAAAATATTTCATATTGCGAAAAATGTAATTTTATTACCGATAAAAATGTTTGCTCAATTTGTTCGAAACCAAACAAAGACAACATTTTAATGGTTGTCGACAATGTTGTAAATTGTCAAAAATTGATAAATATGGAATTCTATAATGGATCATATTATATTCTTCCATATCTAATGAACCTAAACGATCAATTAGCTTCTAAAAAATATGAATATGAACAATTAATTGATTTCATAAAGAAAAATAATTTTGGAGAAGTAATAATTGTTCTAAGCCCTTCACTCGAAGGTGAAATGACAACAACTCATTTATTAAAATTGCTTGAAAAAAATAAAATTATTGCAACTAGAGCTGTTATCGGAATGCCTATGAATTCTAATTTAGAGTATTTAGATAAATTTACTATTATGCAATCGATTATTAATAGAAATAAAAATAAGTAG
- the tmk gene encoding dTMP kinase produces MFITFEGPDASGKTTIINKLIEKIKKIKPDFQYILTREPGGKNIKEAEQIREIIVNPSSNLSNIAEALLFTTSRRIHLERVIWPSLKEGKTVICDRYFDSFYAYQGFARGLGLDYVKKLTEMVIENTIPDITIFFDIKPEESKIRRTKFRLVEDRLDSETDKFHNSVYEGYWKLIKADPKRFIVVDASKSIDEVLEETYIKLIENNKFKKVLGI; encoded by the coding sequence ATGTTTATTACTTTTGAAGGACCTGATGCAAGTGGCAAAACAACAATAATTAATAAGTTAATTGAAAAAATTAAAAAAATTAAACCTGATTTTCAATATATTTTAACTAGAGAGCCTGGTGGAAAAAATATTAAAGAAGCTGAACAAATTAGAGAAATTATTGTAAACCCCTCAAGCAATCTTTCTAATATAGCTGAGGCATTATTATTTACAACAAGTAGAAGAATACACCTAGAGCGTGTTATTTGACCTTCTCTAAAGGAAGGCAAAACAGTTATATGCGATAGATATTTTGATAGTTTTTACGCTTATCAAGGTTTTGCTCGCGGCTTGGGATTAGACTATGTTAAAAAATTAACTGAAATGGTTATAGAAAATACCATACCTGATATAACAATATTTTTCGATATAAAGCCTGAAGAAAGCAAAATACGTAGGACAAAATTTAGATTAGTAGAAGATAGATTAGATTCTGAAACTGATAAGTTTCATAATTCGGTATATGAAGGTTATTGAAAACTAATAAAGGCGGATCCAAAACGTTTCATAGTGGTTGATGCTTCTAAATCTATTGATGAAGTTTTAGAAGAAACATATATAAAACTAATTGAAAATAATAAATTTAAAAAGGTGCTAGGTATTTAA